In the Artemia franciscana chromosome 1, ASM3288406v1, whole genome shotgun sequence genome, one interval contains:
- the LOC136027024 gene encoding rab3 GTPase-activating protein non-catalytic subunit-like, which translates to MSLLYLLGDLEDLSSLRSFLFDVSNANVNEWSPETWEWDYANKDMKEGLDLHDMNVAVSPSAEALVFSNQNKFVVFTSKVDPVKEKVIYSILYKGKVMSNDPTIGTEIISAIACIPVGSSQKTANGLTDFVCVVIGTSNGSIYFYTESGKLLFSQRFHDNSVQSIRCKTADTQKFGYRTEELVIVYEKEIVCLEAIELFQTLKACKYQLAGVQSSLMYEGSRPSSLAFKKWGIRNQTFVCDAVFVGITVTSSFDHLITASTHGGFNTAVTSSPPLFYVYVAGGKDPTIAFHLGQEGASNFALSQVAVDLAGKVTSALFSAAGSFFGRPSIQEQKVKPPKIEYATPTLCRLSLQDSPREVTSMSLSPNSQLVATVDTLGRIVLIDTKKGEAVRIWKGYRNAECGWFEARKGTKSVLYLVIHVPKRGLLEVWLAQNGGRIYASNVMPLSRLVYPGYGLVNLIKLNEGILPLPYKQIFLLSPDGTLSSVNIPYEQATMSISNVKNRDKQILDNLKKNIHSLKETELLGTLQNFSSSEYLSKALEVVLVSSRISCDLLQKSIQIVSKRCDEELNDPLGRLTLHECERLERLISLFLNLEKTPLELAVDDSNFEDLAITEEEKDALAAIAMETHPAMDSTEVTVNRFISCFEGSTGVEHHNSFLKSNISDTEKKDISVFLFGKFFCGQVSSENLHSITTESWIAIESILDLFLVYWFLDFPVPVTFSRVLDLLNCFFAHFEKYNDSIEKIKSAIKESKVASKAFLLSVFVRNLYKDTCAEKSEEVSQDNSSPDSPIEWEGFSVSYVEWDMLCGRMYNVLQINQLISLDTSMKVSLKDIEIRGRGSVSEIVSQYLILNNLDVLKTFDSIGDSDKESDKRLQNLKKLKELLPYSLEKQRICCLSAIEYLSSWIKTKNQIGKLHKSLKCLTNLENAYLRHGTAKIMWSTSVCPLLCTVASMIDGSSKINSKDLTKFESGECTFDFIKFCEGVLAVSIEAGSQLATETLPFFKFDESCKNGAMPFFERAVQQRSINFDLALLHKQLCAVLELIAYFDLKNVKIFSLFDSETQAAFFVDLGSYPMLRSGEPSSAIRSRRVQFLKRCLIAIVNEVNDKQKRNDWLRYVLDLSKVWHCFDDDFIFVVLEALFSSCLDEEAYELSLSVNRTHSLGKMLLEVGAKRLNYYLLKHEENATFLSLLQPKVSSWLQSQGDLETLAKWGDICALFSKASSLLSADSFEYGLCHDLDQAAKDMLE; encoded by the coding sequence ATGTCTTTGCTTTATCTGTTAGGAGATTTGGAAGATTTGAGCTCACTaagatcttttctttttgatgtatctaatgCAAATGTGAATGAATGGTCACCTGAAACGTGGGAGTGGGATTATGCAAATAAAGATATGAAAGAAGGCCTAGACCTTCATGACATGAATGTTGCAGTATCCCCTTCAGCTGAAGCTTTGGTCTTTTCAAATCAGAATAAATTCGTTGTTTTCACTTCAAAAGTTGATCCAGTGAAAGAAAAAGTAATCTATAGCATATTATACAAAGGAAAAGTCATGAGCAATGATCCTACCATAGGGACTGAAATAATTTCAGCCATAGCTTGTATTCCTGTAGGTTCGTCCCAGAAAACTGCAAATGGACTTACAGATTTTGTTTGTGTTGTAATTGGAACATCTAATGGCAGTATTTATTTCTATACGGAGAGCGGGAAACTACTTTTTTCCCAACGTTTCCATGATAATTCAGTACAAAGTATTCGTTGCAAAACTGCTGATACACAGAAGTTCGGTTACAGGACTGAAGAACTTGTAATCgtttatgaaaaagaaatcgTTTGTCTAGAAGCGATTGAATTATTTCAGACTTTGAAAGCTTGCAAGTACCAATTAGCTGGAGTGCAATCATCGTTGATGTATGAAGGTTCAAGGCCTTCTTCTTTGGCTTTTAAGAAATGGGGTATAAGAAACCAAACATTTGTATGTGATGCTGTCTTTGTTGGGATAACAGTAACTAGTTCCTTTGATCATTTAATAACGGCTTCAACGCATGGAGGTTTCAATACAGCAGTGACAAGTAGTCCACCACTGTTTTATGTATATGTCGCTGGGGGAAAAGACCCAACGATTGCATTTCATCTCGGACAGGAAGGAGCTTCAAATTTCGCTCTGTCGCAGGTAGCTGTAGATTTAGCTGGCAAAGTTACAAGTGCGCTTTTTAGCGCTGCGGGTTCTTTCTTTGGTCGGCCGTCCATTCAGGAACAAAAGGTTAAACCACCAAAGATTGAGTATGCTACACCTACACTTTGTAGACTTTCCCTGCAAGATAGCCCGCGAGAGGTTACGTCCATGTCACTGTCTCCTAATTCTCAGCTAGTTGCAACTGTTGATACATTGGGAAGAATCGTTTTAATTGATACGAAAAAAGGGGAAGCAGTACGAATATGGAAAGGGTATAGAAATGCTGAATGTGGATGGTTTGAAGCCAGAAAGGGTACTAAAAGTGTGCTTTATCTAGTTATACACGTACCTAAACGAGGTCTTCTGGAAGTTTGGCTTGCGCAAAATGGAGGGCGGATATATGCAAGTAACGTGATGCCCCTCAGTCGGCTAGTTTATCCTGGCTACGGTCTtgttaatttaataaaactgaATGAAGGAATATTACCTCTGccatataaacagatttttcttttgtctccAGATGGCACTCTCTCGTCTGTAAACATTCCGTACGAGCAAGCAACCATGTCTATTAGTAATGTTAAAAATAGGGATAAACAAATTcttgacaatttaaaaaaaaacatacattcaCTTAAGGAAACTGAACTGTTGGGCACTCTCCAAAACTTTAGCAGCAGTGAATATCTTTCCAAAGCCCTCGAAGTAGTTCTTGTTTCTTCGAGAATAAGTTGCGATTTGTTGCAAAAAAGTATTCAGATTGTTTCTAAGCGGTGTGACGAAGAACTAAACGACCCCCTTGGTCGGCTTACCTTACATGAATGCGAAAGACTGGAAAGGCTCATCTCGTTATTTTTAAACCTAGAGAAGACTCCGCTCGAACTTGCTGTTGACGATTCCAACTTCGAAGATCTTGCCAtaacagaagaagaaaaggacGCATTGGCAGCAATAGCTATGGAAACTCACCCTGCCATGGATTCTACTGAGGTGACTGTTAACAGATTCATAAGTTGTTTTGAGGGCTCTACAGGAGTTGAACACCATAATAGCTTCTTGAAATCGAATATTAGTGACACTGAAAAGAAGGATATTTCAGTTTTCTTATTTGGGAAATTTTTTTGTGGACAAGTTTCTAGTGAAAATTTGCATTCTATAACTACTGAGAGCTGGATCGCAATTGAATCCATCTTGGACTTGTTTCTAGTCTATTGGTTTTTAGATTTTCCTGTTCCAGTGACATTTTCCCGAGTACTTGAccttttgaactgttttttcGCTCATTTTGAAAAGTATAATGACTCAATAGAAAAGATTAAGAGTGCAATAAAAGAATCCAAGGTGGCAAGTAAAGCCTTTCTCCTTTCCGTTTTTGTCAGAAACCTGTACAAGGACACGTGTGCAGAAAAATCAGAAGAAGTGTCACAGGACAATTCAAGTCCTGATTCACCCATAGAGTGGGAGGGATTTTCTGTGAGCTATGTTGAATGGGACATGTTGTGTGGAAGGATGTATAACGTTCTGCAGATTAATCAGCTTATTTCTCTGGATACTTCCATGAAAGTGTCTCTAAAAGATATAGAGATACGAGGTCGTGGATCCGTAAGCGAAATTGTATCACAGTATCTTATTCTTAACAACTTAGATGTCCTAAAAACGTTTGATTCAATCGGAGATTCAGACAAAGAATCTGATAAGAGGCTTcaaaacctgaaaaaacttaaagaactCTTACCTTATAGCTTAGAAAAGCAAAGAATATGCTGCTTATCTGCTATCGAATATCTCTCTTCTTGGATAAAAACTAAGAACCAAATAGGGAAGCTTCACAAATCATTAAAATGCTTAACAAACCTGGAAAACGCATATCTAAGACATGGGACCGCAAAGATAATGTGGTCCACTTCTGTGTGTCCTCTCCTCTGCACTGTAGCATCAATGATTGATGGATCAAGTAAAATTAACTCCAAAGACTTAACAAAGTTTGAAAGTGGGGAGtgtacttttgattttattaaattctgTGAAGGTGTTTTAGCAGTCTCTATAGAAGCCGGAAGTCAACTTGCAACGGAGACGCTTCCATTCTTTAAGTTTGATGAATCGTGTAAAAACGGTGCGATGCCATTTTTTGAAAGAGCTGTTCAACAGCGAAGCATTAATTTTGACTTGGCCTTACTGCATAAGCAGCTCTGCGCAGTACTAGAATTAATTGCTTACTTTGACTTGAAAAACGTcaaaattttttccttgtttgatTCAGAAACTCAAGCTGCTTTTTTCGTAGATTTGGGGAGCTATCCGATGCTACGTTCAGGTGAACCAAGTTCCGCCATTAGATCCCGTAGAGTTCAGTTTCTAAAGCGATGCCTTATTGCCATAGTTAATGAGGTTAATGATAAACAAAAGCGGAATGATTGGCTTCGGTATGTTCTGGATCTTTCAAAAGTTTGGCATTGTTTTGATGATGATTTTATATTTGTGGTGCTAGAAGCTTTGTTTTCGTCTTGCCTTGACGAAGAAGCATATGAACTATCTCTGAGTGTAAATCGCACACATTCATTAGGGAAGATGCTACTGGAAGTCGGAGCCAAAAGATTGAATTATTATCTTTTGAAGCACGAAGAAAACGCTACATTTTTATCATTACTACAGCCAAAAGTATCATCTTGGCTCCAAAGCCAGGGTGATTTGGAGACACTTGCCAAGTGGGGAGATATATGTGCATTGTTCTCCAAAGCTTCTAGTTTGCTTTCAGCTGATTCTTTTGAGTATGGCTTGTGTCATGATCTTGACCAAGCTGCTAAAGATATGTTAGAATaa
- the LOC136026952 gene encoding uncharacterized protein LOC136026952: MIFEKDEVPNDFRKALIKPLYKKGDKSECRNYQGISQLSAGCKLLSSMILFRLRDAVDKVLRKEQCSFRKARGCVDQIFTFRLIIEVCLSCQTPLVLSFIYYKQTFDSVDRKSLTKVLTLYGLPDKYIKVISSMYKNNTGAVKVGNEFSSWFCIKSGVQKSLALYPFIMIILMNFNLRSPRKAM; encoded by the coding sequence atgatttttgaaaaagatgaagtacctaacgattttaggaaagccttaattaaaccactgtataagaaaggtgataagagtgagtgtcgtaattatcaaggcattagtcaGCTATCTGCAGgttgcaaattacttagtagtatgatactttttagactgagagatgctgtagacaaggttttaagaaaagaacagtgcagttttagaaaagctAGAGGATGTGtggaccaaatttttacttttaggttaataattgaggtttgccttagttgtcaaacacctttggtcctcagttttatatattACAAGCAAacgtttgattctgttgatagaaaatCTTTAACAAAGGTCTTAACCCTGTATGGtttaccagacaaatacattaaagtgattagttctatgtacaagaataacactggtgcagttaaggtaggaaatgaatttagcagctggttttgtattaaatcaggcgTTCAGAAGAGTTTGGCTCTATATCCCTTTATAatgatcattttgatgaactttaaCTTGCGTAGCCCAAGAAAGGCAATGTGA